A genome region from Anastrepha ludens isolate Willacy chromosome 3, idAnaLude1.1, whole genome shotgun sequence includes the following:
- the LOC128856922 gene encoding RNA-binding protein NOB1 yields the protein MTEVERKIEFLVADTTAFINAVQLNDYAKNVLTVPDVIKEVRNKRQIRRLCVLPFDLQVREPRTESVKHCVEFAKKTGDYASLSGIDIKVISLTYELEVDNLGSEHLRSEPVLSKVVASKEKPEELQENTKLAGWYNPSGGSSSDDSEDDSEPNGYVEDAGDNKELDVVKNAIDLQTNNPTESHNNDNEITQEELDKFFEKLRCDENDDACDILVPQRTEDNEQDQDSDELDVDGNQETTITQSESTIDNEDNIDGGWITPANIKKVKKSLEGKVESMVVPHVACMSTDYALQNVLKQMNLQICALDGRVIKNLRTYILRCYACFKTTSIMTKVFCPNCGNKSLKRVAVSLDENGKQVIHINTRRPLTAKYKNQSLPRFQGGKHSRNPILFEDQPIPRQMPSRVAKTKTNALDDDYIAGFSPFVMRDVDSKSAILRSKGNLKEWARNNTFEEDRRKKHYNRVYK from the exons atGACTGAAgtggaaagaaaaattgaattctTGGTGGCTGATACCACAGCCTTTATCAATGCAGTTCAGCTAAAT GATTACGCGAAAAATGTATTAACAGTACCAGATGTTATTAAAGAGGTGCGCAACAAGAGACAGATTCGTCGGCTATGTGTACTGCCTTTTGACTTGCAAGTGCGTGAGCCCCGAACGGAGAGTGTGAAGCACTGTGTGGAATTTGCCAAAAAGACCGGTGACTATGCTAGTCTCTCGGGCATCGACATTAAAGTGATTTCTTTAACATACGAACTTGAGGTGGACAATTTAGGCTCTGAACATTTACGAAGTGAACCTGTTCTCTCGAAAGTGGTGGCATCTAAAGAGAAGCCTGAGGAATTACAAGAAAACACGAAGTTAGCAGGATGGTATAATCCAAGTGGTGGATCAAGTAGTGACGATAGTGAAGACGACTCTGAACCTAACGGCTACGTAGAAGACGCTGGGGATAACAAGGAACTTGATGTTGTGAAGAATGCAATTGATTTGCAAACAAATAACCCAACCGAAAGTCATAATAATGACAATGAGATAACACAAGAAGAGCTTgataaattctttgaaaaattgagaTGCGATGAGAATGATGACGCTTGCGATATACTTGTTCCTCAAAGGACTGAAGATAACGAACAAGATCAAGATTCTGATGAATTAGATGTCGATGGTAATCAGGAAACAACAATAACTCAATCTGAATCTACCATAGATAATGAAGACAACATTGATGGTGGTTGGATTACTCCAGCTAACATTAAAAAGGTGAAAAAATCACTAGAAGGTAAAGTGGAATCAATGGTTGTTCCCCATGTTGCGTGCATGTCGACAGATTATGCTCTTCaaaatgtattaaaacaaaTGAATTTGCAAATATGTGCGCTAGATGGGCGCGTTATTAAAAACCTGCGTACATATATTTTGCGCTGCTATGcatgttttaaaacaacaagtaTAATGACAAAAGTTTTTTGTCCAAATTGCGGCAACAAAAGTCTTAAACGCGTGGCTGTTAGTTTAGATGAAAATGGGAAGCAAGTT ATTCACATAAATACACGTCGGCCCCTGACGGCCAAATATAAGAATCAGAGCTTACCAAGATTCCAGGGAGGAAAACATTCGCGCAATCCAATACTTTTTGAAGATCAACCGATACCAAGGCAAATGCCTTCACGTGTggcaaaaactaaaacaaatgctCTAGATGATGATTACATAGCTGGATTTTCACCATTCGTTATGCGCGACGTCGATTCGAAGTCTGCAATACTGCGTTCAAAAGGCAATCTCAAGGAATGGGCACGAAATAATACTTTCGAAGAGGATCGCCGTAAAAAACATTACAATAGAGTGTACAAATAA
- the LOC128856923 gene encoding NAD(P)H-hydrate epimerase isoform X4, whose amino-acid sequence MPNHLLIQNQKMSHCKNSQKMKFLTQDEAINIDVELFNEYKFSVDQLMELAGLSCAQAIAKCYPAERYKRVLICCGPGNNGGDGLVCARHLSLMRYQPTIYYPKPTPKELYENLTHQCMRQSIPFLNTSPTLETTNECFELIVDALFGFSFKPPVREAFIPIMEILQKTNIPIASIDIPSGWDVEKGKLNEDFEPELLISLTAPKLCASSFKGKYHYLGGRFVPPALQEKYQLHLPEYPNCDLCVKL is encoded by the exons AT GCCAAATCATTTATTAATACAAAACCAAAAGATGTCTCATTGTAAAAACtcacaaaaaatgaaatttttgacaCAAGACGAAGCAATTAATATTGATGTAGAGTTATTTAACGAATATAAGTTTAGTGTCGATCAACTTATGGAACTGGCTGGTTTGAGCTGCGCCCAAGCCATAGCAAAATGTTACCCAGCCGAACGATATAAGCGGGTTCTTATATGCTGTGGGCCTGGTAACAACGGCGGTGATGGATTAGTGTGCGCTCGACATTTATCCCTGATGCGTTATCAACCAACCATTTACTACCCAAAACCAACACCAAAAGAACTATATGAAAATCTAACCCATCAGTGCATGCGTCAATCTATACCATTTCTTAATACAAGCCCAACTCTTGAAACAACAAATGAATGCTTCGAATTAATTGTTGATGCACTTTTCGGATTCAGCTTTAAACCACCAGTTCGAGAGGCATTTATACCTATAATGGAAATACTTCAAAAGACGAACATACCGATCGCAAG CATTGATATACCAAGCGGCTGGGATGtcgaaaaaggaaaattaaatgaagattTCGAACCGGAACTGTTAATATCGCTAACAGCTCCAAAACTGTGCGCCAGTTCATTTAAAGGAAAATACCATTATTTGGGAGGACGTTTCGTCCCACCAGCCCTCCAAGAAAAGTACCAGCTACATTTGCCCGAGTATCCAAACTGTGACCTGTGTGtgaaattgtaa
- the LOC128856923 gene encoding NAD(P)H-hydrate epimerase isoform X2, with the protein MRILISNASKCYYTSKALIFTAGVGFHHSTRPNHLLIQNQKMSHCKNSQKMKFLTQDEAINIDVELFNEYKFSVDQLMELAGLSCAQAIAKCYPAERYKRVLICCGPGNNGGDGLVCARHLSLMRYQPTIYYPKPTPKELYENLTHQCMRQSIPFLNTSPTLETTNECFELIVDALFGFSFKPPVREAFIPIMEILQKTNIPIASIDIPSGWDVEKGKLNEDFEPELLISLTAPKLCASSFKGKYHYLGGRFVPPALQEKYQLHLPEYPNCDLCVKL; encoded by the exons ATGCGAATTCTCATCTCGAATGCTTCTAAATGCTATTACACTAGTAAAGCATTAATATTTACAGCCGGGGTTGGCTTCCACCATTCGACCCG GCCAAATCATTTATTAATACAAAACCAAAAGATGTCTCATTGTAAAAACtcacaaaaaatgaaatttttgacaCAAGACGAAGCAATTAATATTGATGTAGAGTTATTTAACGAATATAAGTTTAGTGTCGATCAACTTATGGAACTGGCTGGTTTGAGCTGCGCCCAAGCCATAGCAAAATGTTACCCAGCCGAACGATATAAGCGGGTTCTTATATGCTGTGGGCCTGGTAACAACGGCGGTGATGGATTAGTGTGCGCTCGACATTTATCCCTGATGCGTTATCAACCAACCATTTACTACCCAAAACCAACACCAAAAGAACTATATGAAAATCTAACCCATCAGTGCATGCGTCAATCTATACCATTTCTTAATACAAGCCCAACTCTTGAAACAACAAATGAATGCTTCGAATTAATTGTTGATGCACTTTTCGGATTCAGCTTTAAACCACCAGTTCGAGAGGCATTTATACCTATAATGGAAATACTTCAAAAGACGAACATACCGATCGCAAG CATTGATATACCAAGCGGCTGGGATGtcgaaaaaggaaaattaaatgaagattTCGAACCGGAACTGTTAATATCGCTAACAGCTCCAAAACTGTGCGCCAGTTCATTTAAAGGAAAATACCATTATTTGGGAGGACGTTTCGTCCCACCAGCCCTCCAAGAAAAGTACCAGCTACATTTGCCCGAGTATCCAAACTGTGACCTGTGTGtgaaattgtaa
- the LOC128856923 gene encoding NAD(P)H-hydrate epimerase isoform X3 produces the protein MILYCIHRPNHLLIQNQKMSHCKNSQKMKFLTQDEAINIDVELFNEYKFSVDQLMELAGLSCAQAIAKCYPAERYKRVLICCGPGNNGGDGLVCARHLSLMRYQPTIYYPKPTPKELYENLTHQCMRQSIPFLNTSPTLETTNECFELIVDALFGFSFKPPVREAFIPIMEILQKTNIPIASIDIPSGWDVEKGKLNEDFEPELLISLTAPKLCASSFKGKYHYLGGRFVPPALQEKYQLHLPEYPNCDLCVKL, from the exons atgattttatattgtattcacAG GCCAAATCATTTATTAATACAAAACCAAAAGATGTCTCATTGTAAAAACtcacaaaaaatgaaatttttgacaCAAGACGAAGCAATTAATATTGATGTAGAGTTATTTAACGAATATAAGTTTAGTGTCGATCAACTTATGGAACTGGCTGGTTTGAGCTGCGCCCAAGCCATAGCAAAATGTTACCCAGCCGAACGATATAAGCGGGTTCTTATATGCTGTGGGCCTGGTAACAACGGCGGTGATGGATTAGTGTGCGCTCGACATTTATCCCTGATGCGTTATCAACCAACCATTTACTACCCAAAACCAACACCAAAAGAACTATATGAAAATCTAACCCATCAGTGCATGCGTCAATCTATACCATTTCTTAATACAAGCCCAACTCTTGAAACAACAAATGAATGCTTCGAATTAATTGTTGATGCACTTTTCGGATTCAGCTTTAAACCACCAGTTCGAGAGGCATTTATACCTATAATGGAAATACTTCAAAAGACGAACATACCGATCGCAAG CATTGATATACCAAGCGGCTGGGATGtcgaaaaaggaaaattaaatgaagattTCGAACCGGAACTGTTAATATCGCTAACAGCTCCAAAACTGTGCGCCAGTTCATTTAAAGGAAAATACCATTATTTGGGAGGACGTTTCGTCCCACCAGCCCTCCAAGAAAAGTACCAGCTACATTTGCCCGAGTATCCAAACTGTGACCTGTGTGtgaaattgtaa
- the LOC128856923 gene encoding NAD(P)H-hydrate epimerase isoform X1, producing the protein MYVVCTHDFILYSQVNLVLLCIIMRILISNASKCYYTSKALIFTAGVGFHHSTRPNHLLIQNQKMSHCKNSQKMKFLTQDEAINIDVELFNEYKFSVDQLMELAGLSCAQAIAKCYPAERYKRVLICCGPGNNGGDGLVCARHLSLMRYQPTIYYPKPTPKELYENLTHQCMRQSIPFLNTSPTLETTNECFELIVDALFGFSFKPPVREAFIPIMEILQKTNIPIASIDIPSGWDVEKGKLNEDFEPELLISLTAPKLCASSFKGKYHYLGGRFVPPALQEKYQLHLPEYPNCDLCVKL; encoded by the exons ATGTATGTAGTTTGTACTCatgattttatattgtattcacAGGTTAATTTAGTTCTGCTGTGCATAATCATGCGAATTCTCATCTCGAATGCTTCTAAATGCTATTACACTAGTAAAGCATTAATATTTACAGCCGGGGTTGGCTTCCACCATTCGACCCG GCCAAATCATTTATTAATACAAAACCAAAAGATGTCTCATTGTAAAAACtcacaaaaaatgaaatttttgacaCAAGACGAAGCAATTAATATTGATGTAGAGTTATTTAACGAATATAAGTTTAGTGTCGATCAACTTATGGAACTGGCTGGTTTGAGCTGCGCCCAAGCCATAGCAAAATGTTACCCAGCCGAACGATATAAGCGGGTTCTTATATGCTGTGGGCCTGGTAACAACGGCGGTGATGGATTAGTGTGCGCTCGACATTTATCCCTGATGCGTTATCAACCAACCATTTACTACCCAAAACCAACACCAAAAGAACTATATGAAAATCTAACCCATCAGTGCATGCGTCAATCTATACCATTTCTTAATACAAGCCCAACTCTTGAAACAACAAATGAATGCTTCGAATTAATTGTTGATGCACTTTTCGGATTCAGCTTTAAACCACCAGTTCGAGAGGCATTTATACCTATAATGGAAATACTTCAAAAGACGAACATACCGATCGCAAG CATTGATATACCAAGCGGCTGGGATGtcgaaaaaggaaaattaaatgaagattTCGAACCGGAACTGTTAATATCGCTAACAGCTCCAAAACTGTGCGCCAGTTCATTTAAAGGAAAATACCATTATTTGGGAGGACGTTTCGTCCCACCAGCCCTCCAAGAAAAGTACCAGCTACATTTGCCCGAGTATCCAAACTGTGACCTGTGTGtgaaattgtaa